In Gemmatimonadales bacterium, one DNA window encodes the following:
- a CDS encoding outer membrane beta-barrel protein codes for MSILQLSRKASVFAAVAILAAMFQKPAAAQSGVNLVPWAGVYVPTRNSISRLGADIFQRDVSVIGGARLTFWGTSALGFEATGGYAPAKFSGETINEGNSNLLVANARLLLALSPVTNRVGFYIGAGPALLTRGRNTFDDDKSHTDFGGTAGVGFRFALGESGNSAVRLDFEDYLYNGDFGGGDKFQNDLVGSLGLSIGLGGSAKQ; via the coding sequence ATGTCGATTCTGCAGCTCTCACGCAAGGCGTCGGTCTTCGCGGCCGTCGCCATTCTGGCCGCCATGTTTCAGAAGCCGGCGGCCGCCCAGAGCGGCGTGAACCTCGTCCCCTGGGCAGGAGTCTACGTTCCGACCCGAAACTCCATCTCTCGACTGGGTGCCGACATCTTCCAGCGCGACGTCAGCGTCATCGGCGGTGCGCGTCTGACCTTCTGGGGTACGAGTGCCCTGGGGTTCGAGGCCACGGGTGGATACGCCCCGGCCAAGTTCTCCGGCGAGACCATCAACGAAGGCAACAGCAACCTGCTGGTCGCCAACGCCCGGCTCCTCCTGGCGTTGAGCCCGGTGACCAATCGGGTCGGCTTCTACATCGGTGCGGGTCCGGCCCTGCTCACCCGTGGGCGCAACACCTTCGACGACGACAAGAGCCACACCGATTTCGGCGGAACCGCCGGTGTGGGGTTTCGCTTCGCGCTGGGTGAGAGTGGGAATTCAGCAGTGCGGCTGGACTTCGAGGATTACCTCTACAACGGTGACTTCGGAGGTGGCGACAAGTTCCAGAACGATCTCGTCGGGTCGCTGGGACTCTCGATCGGGCTCGGTGGCTCAGCCAAACAGTAG